The sequence ACGGCCTTCTTGCCGTCCTTCTTGCCGTCCTTCTTGCCGGCCCTTCTCCAAGATCTGCTCGTAGACTGCCCTTGCATTCATCACGATCGCCCTCTCGTTGGGGTCGGAAGTCGTCGCCGTCAGCGAGTGTAGCACCCCGATGGCGCCCGCCGCCGCGGCGCGCTCCCAAGCCGAGCTAGGGAGCGTGCTGAGCTCTTGGAGCGCATCAGCGAGCACTTTGCCGGCCCCCATCAAGCGGAAGACGAGGGTGTCTCGCACGCGTGGGAGCTCGGCGACGGCCACGAGGTGCAAGGGGAGCGCGGGTACGGTCGTTCGATAGAACCCTGGTGGCCAGCCCTGGAGGGGCTCGGCGTGCAACGCCTTCAACTCGAGTGAGCGCCTACGGCTCCGCGAAGACGTCGTCGAGAGCGGCGGCGGTGATGATGCGATCCGTCCAGCGGGTCAGCTCGTCGACACCGGCGTCGCGGATGCGTGCTTCCACGGCCGTGTCGAGGCCGCCGAAGCGCGCGCGGAGCTGCCGCGCGAGGACGTCTCGCATCGCCTGCTCGCCGCCCTCTCCGCGGAGCCGGCGCTCCCATCGTTCCACGAAATCCTGCGTCGTCATGTCGAACTCCTCGTCTACGTGCGGCTCTCCCCAAACTTCTAGCACGGCGCGAACGATCATCGAACGCTCGGGGGCGTCGAGCGGGAGCGCGGTGGCCTCGCTCAACGCCGCGCGAAGCACGGCGCCAGCGCCGACGGCGCGGAAGAAGAGCGTCCCGCGATCGACGGGCAGCTCGTTCACGACGATGATGCGCGTGCGGAAGTCTTCCTCGAGCGTGTACGTCCCCGAGGGCCAATCGGGGAGGACCGTGAACCCGAGCTTCGCGAGCGCGGTCGTGGGTCGACCGGCGGACAAGATCCACAGCCGCGAGGACTCGAACCGCTTTCGTCGTTCGATCAGCTTCCCCATGCAGAGCAGCACGTCGAGACTGCTCGGCGGGTCGTGAAAGAACTCGAGCAACGCGTGCTCTTCCTGGAATATCCGACCGACCAGGCCAAAGCTACGAAGCGACTCGAGCCTCGTCACATCCGGTTCGAACGTCAGGTCGATCCGCTGGCTGTCGGGCGAGACATCCGTCTCCGTATGCACGGTCCCGGCGCGCTCGAGCAACGCCGCCCATATCTTCTTCGCGAGGTTGCCGAATGGTGTTCGCGGTGGCACGTGGCTCCGGTCGTGCGCATCTCGGAGGTGTTGCGTGAATAGTGCGCGAGGCTACGCTCGCGCGCGATGGAGTGGCTCGATCCGAAGCTCGACGTCGTCTTCAAGCTGCTGTTCACGCGCTATGAGATGCTGCTCCGGAACATGCTCGAGGCGGTGCTGAACCGAGAGATCGCCGATCTCGAGGTCCTCAATCCGCAGATCCACGGCGAGCGGAGCGGAGACAAGGCCATCCAGCTCGACGTGCGCGTTCGGCTCATCGATGGCACGCGCGTCGACGTCGAGATGCAGCTCCGCGCCGAGGACGCGCTCGTCGAGCGCCTCGTCTACTACGCTGCGCGGGAATACTCTGGCCAGCTCGAGCGCGGAGGCCAATACAACGACCTCACTCCCACCGTCCTCATCGTCTGGATGGTCGCACCGCTCTTCCCTGACCTCGAGCAGTACCACTCCATCTTCGAGCTTCGTGAGCGCCGGACCAACAAGCTCTTCTCGGAGCAGCTCGCGCTCCACGTCCTTCAGCTCGGCTTCATCCATCGCGACGATGGCGCTGGCGTGACCGCCCGCGACGACGCGCTCCGCCGCTGGGGACGCTTTCTCCTTGCGAAGACCGAGGCCGAGTTGGATGCTTTGGCGTTGGAGGATCCGATCATGAGCGCTGCACGCTCTGCACTCGACCAGCTCTCCCAAGATCCCGAAGCCGCACGCCTCGCTCGCGAGCGCTCCGACGCCATAAAGCTCAACGACATCGCCCTCGCCCGCGCCCACAAGAGAGGCGAGATCGAGGGCAAGATCGAGGGCAAGATCGAGGCAATCCTCGCCGTGCTGGCCGCACGTGGCCTCTCCGTCGCCGAAGAGGCCCGGGTCCGCATCGCCACGGAGAAGGATCCCGTCGTGCTCGATCGCTGGTTGACCCGCGCCGTCATCGTCACCGATGTCGCCGAGCTCTTTCTCTCCGAGCCCACGCGGCCGTGACGACAACACGCCGAGAACGGCACCCGCGGTAAAGACGACGAGGGCGGTGCAGCTGAGAGGCTCGCCGCCCTTCGTGCATTCGGGGCAGGCGCGGGGGCGCGAGAGGTGCACCCGCGTCGGCGCGGTGAGGCGTATCCTCGGGGCATGACGCAGCAGGCGCCGGCGCAGATCACCTTTCGCGAAGAAGAGCGCGTCCTCGGCATCGCGTACGACCGGGCGGTGCCGATGGTGCCGGGGCTCGTGAAGAAAGCG is a genomic window of Labilithrix sp. containing:
- a CDS encoding Rpn family recombination-promoting nuclease/putative transposase, with translation MEWLDPKLDVVFKLLFTRYEMLLRNMLEAVLNREIADLEVLNPQIHGERSGDKAIQLDVRVRLIDGTRVDVEMQLRAEDALVERLVYYAAREYSGQLERGGQYNDLTPTVLIVWMVAPLFPDLEQYHSIFELRERRTNKLFSEQLALHVLQLGFIHRDDGAGVTARDDALRRWGRFLLAKTEAELDALALEDPIMSAARSALDQLSQDPEAARLARERSDAIKLNDIALARAHKRGEIEGKIEGKIEAILAVLAARGLSVAEEARVRIATEKDPVVLDRWLTRAVIVTDVAELFLSEPTRP